From Sinorhizobium sp. B11:
CGAGATTCCAGGCGAACGTATCCGGCGCCAGCATGATGAGCACGCCGACAAAGGCAAATACTGCGCCGACCCACCGCCAGCGGCTGACCTTTTCGCCAAGCATGACGACTGCCATCAGCATGGAGACGAGCGGCCGCGTGAAGCCGAGCGCATTGACGAGCAACAGCGGCAGCATGGTGAGCGCCACGAAATTGCTTGTCAGCGCGACGGCATTGCAGCTGATGCGCATGATGTTTCGCAAAGGATCTCTGGAATTGGCAAGCTGCCGGCGATGCCGCCAGATCAACGGCAGAATAAGCACCAGTCCGATCAGTGCGCGAATGAAGACAAGCTGGATGGCCGGGTAGGATGCGCCCTGCATCTTTACCAGCACCGTCATGCCCGTCACCAGTGTCGTATCGGAAAGCAGCCAGAGAATGCCGAAACGGCTATCCCTGGCTGTGGCAAGGCCATCCATCTCGCGTGCCTCAGGCGGGCTGCACGAGATTGGCAATCAGCCGAAAGGCGCCAGATGTCAGCTTGTCGAGCTGGTGATGCAGCACAAGGCTCGTATGTGTATGCCGGCCCTTGCCGATCTCTGCTGATATCAAGGCACCCTTGAGCGGCTGCTCTTCAGGGTCATGCATGGCAAGCAGCGGCACATAGGCGTCGTCCCAGCGGGCAGCAAAATAGAGGCCGCGCTCCTTGTCCCAGCCATCCCAGTCTGCCGATGTGATTCTGTTCGGACCCCGCAGCAGCGGATGGTCAGGCTCCAGCACGGTCACCTCTGCCGTCGGATCGGTCACACGCCAGCGGACCGAGGGCGACCCGATGTCGATTCGTTTCGGTGGCGTCGCATCCGGCTGCCAGCCATCAACAGGGCGATGATAAAGCGTTAGCAGGTGGCCGCCCTCTTCGACGAAGCGATGCAGGCGGGCAGTCGCGGCCGCGAGATCCTTGCGGATGCCGAAGGCGAAGATGCCGACGACGATGGTCGTGAAGTGCGAAAGATCGCCTGACAAAGCCTGAGCATCGAGTTCGGTGACGTCGAGCCCCATGCGACCAAGCCACAGGCCGACGCGATCTGCGCCGCCGCCGACATAGCCGATTTTGGCGCCTTCAGGCAGTTTGAGGTCGAGGGCCAGAACCCGCAGCAGTTCCGGTTCGCGGAAGCTCGTATGGCCGATATGCGGATAGGCGATCGGCGAGATGCGCATGGCCGGTTGCCCGTCCACGAGCGGCGTGATGGTGACGAGGCCAGGTGTTATGACATCAGGAGCTGAAAGGGTGGTCGCGCCATCAGCCTGGCTGATTGTCCAGCCGGGCGGCGTGGAAAAGCCAACATGCCCCGCTGATAGAGCCTTGATCGTCAGCTTCCGCCCATCGCTTTCTACCGGAATGATGAAGGCATTGGGCTGAAGGGTCAGCGAGTGCCGTGGGGCGATAACGAGCGGCTCTTCGAGATCGACGGC
This genomic window contains:
- a CDS encoding DMT family transporter, which encodes MDGLATARDSRFGILWLLSDTTLVTGMTVLVKMQGASYPAIQLVFIRALIGLVLILPLIWRHRRQLANSRDPLRNIMRISCNAVALTSNFVALTMLPLLLVNALGFTRPLVSMLMAVVMLGEKVSRWRWVGAVFAFVGVLIMLAPDTFAWNLGLIAVLLSIIFGALATIQTRMLHYENTTVMMVFYTAGLTLITFIPALFVWQPVRGEDWPALLGIGLLAQVGQFCFLRAYQIASASLLAPFGYLSIVFATASGYIFFDEVPDLRTFIGIAVIIATLQAVAFMERRRR